From Vanessa cardui chromosome 11, ilVanCard2.1, whole genome shotgun sequence, the proteins below share one genomic window:
- the LOC124533901 gene encoding uncharacterized protein LOC124533901 isoform X1, with product MEIRRRGGPSFLTYWIFLLQMLGSARRGAEGHGRLMDPPARNSMWRFGFPNPVNYNDNELFCGGYAVQWEQNSGRCGVCGDADNLNEPRPHEAGGMYGKGIITRHYSVGQEIEIEVELTANHLGTFILKLCPNNNPKQEATQECFDRYPLYISGTREDRFLIPLDTAKKEQFRYRVRLPPYVTCTQCVLQWTYYTGNMWGICPNGTEAVGCGRSETFRNCADVSVVTSTGGLPPAFAGDLRKDNPFLLYYRDYNMPQNVYPLVVSNDISDSETETDVGPHVIRDQVCLPSLSYRVIPGMLSWCQTNCLRYPPNCPESLCQCPQVCEAIGELEGREGADVYCMDQCIVYPPRCPKDRCRCY from the exons ATGGAAATAAGGAGACGCGGCGGACCATCATTTCTCACATATTGGATATTTTTGCTGCAA ATGTTAGGCAGTGCTCGTCGTGGCGCTGAAGGTCATGGTCGCCTCATGGACCCTCCCGCGCGCAATTCTATGTGGAGGTTTGGTTTTCCAAACCCTGTCAACTATAATGACAACGAGCTCTTCTGCGGTGGATATGCCG TCCAGTGGGAGCAGAACTCAGGGCGGTGTGGCGTGTGTGGTGACGCAGATAACCTCAACGAACCCCGACCCCATGAGGCCGGAGGGATGTACGGCAAGGGCATCATTACCAGGCACTACAGCGTTGGACAG GAAATAGAAATAGAAGTAGAATTAACTGCGAATCATCTTGGCACATTTATACTAAAGCTCTGCCCGAACAACAATCCGAAGCAAGAGGCGACTCAAGAGTGCTTTGACAG GTACCCTCTTTACATATCTGGAACACGAGAGGACAGATTCCTTATACCCCTAGACACGGCCAAGAAAGAACAATTCAGATATCGAGTGAGGTTACCTCCTTACGTAACTTGTACGCAATGCGTCTTACAATGGACATATTATACAG GAAACATGTGGGGTATATGTCCAAACGGCACGGAAGCTGTCGGATGTGGTCGCTCTGAAACATTCAGGAACTGCGCGGATGTGAGTGTTGTGACCAGCACCGGTGGTCTTCCGCCTGCGTTTGCTGGTGACCTGCGAAAAGACAACCCCTTCTTGTTGTACTACAGAGACTATAACATGCCTCAAAATGTCTACCCTCTTGTTGTCAG CAACGATATATCTGATAGTGAAACAGAGACGGATGTAGGTCCTCACGTCATTAG ggATCAAGTCTGTCTGCCATCGCTTAGTTACCGTGTAATACCTGGAATGTTAAGCTGGTGTCAGACTAACTGCCTGCGATACCCTCCCAATTGTCCTGAGAGTCTGTGTCAATGCCC ACAAGTCTGTGAAGCAATTGGTGAGCTGGAGGGTCGGGAAGGAGCCGACGTCTACTGCATGGACCAGTGCATCGTGTATCCGCCGCGCTGCCCCAAAGATAGGTGTCGCTGCTATTAA
- the LOC124533736 gene encoding tumor protein p63-regulated gene 1-like protein isoform X2 produces MGDLLDEDLEFRGGTLQLSSENATAEPRITQPAKSNTNTSNTQVNPSVLSGADSLTSSSSSFADARTESQTNAQQETDPVQTVYPRYDVPFNSENIKDFFTFRKGVVENAIQECITGLLFPEDGEYLGSWLLTEITLWDNEKERIVLLTSRLVMTIKYDFIAMKQLDFKKTYLDDLDTIVIGELVYPPSSLVPRLNGIATGVTTVVKDCVIDRLCRRPSSTDETKLERNLRGVRLMWNKGEPLPMKTVWNPFSQDVPFLTFASHPIYWHKDGGIEERSTFDMELFAQKLQRAVENMTSPCCIHHSPIVIQSYVGLTSLLHNKTSMGFFKVRGKFSF; encoded by the exons ATGGGTGATTTATTGGACGAAGATCTTGAATTTCGTGGCGGCACTCTGCAATTGTCGTCGGAAAATGCTACCGCGGAACCTCGGATTACTCAACCAGcaaaatcaaatacaaatacaagtAATACACAAGTAAATCCTTCGGTTTTATCTGGTGCAGATTCTCTGACCTCGTCGTCTTCGTCATTTGCag ATGCCAGAACAGAGAGTCAAACAAATGCTCAGCAAGAGACTGATCCAGTGCAGACTGTTTATCCTCGGTACGATGTTCCATTCAACAGTGAAAATATTAAGGACTTCTTTACATTCCGCAAAGGAGTAGTTGAGAATGCCATACAGGAGTGCATTACGGGACTATTGTTTCCTGAAGACGGTGAATACTTAGGTTCCTGGTTATTGACGGA gaTAACACTATGGGATAATGAAAAAGAAAGAATCGTTCTCTTAACCTCGAGATTAGTTATgactataaaatatgatttcataGCGATGAAGCAGTTGGACTTTAAAAAGACGTATTTAGACGATTTGGACACAATTGTTATCGGTGAATTAGTTTACCCACCATCTTCATTAGTACC aCGTCTTAACGGTATAGCAACGGGCGTGACGACAGTCGTCAAAGATTGCGTCATAGACCGCCTGTGCAGGCGGCCAAGTTCAACCGACGAAACTAAACT GGAACGAAACCTTCGTGGGGTGCGCTTGATGTGGAACAAAGGTGAACCTTTGCCGATGAAGACAGTTTGGAACCCTTTTAGTCAAGATGTACCGTTCCTGACCTTTGCTTCTCATCCCATCTATTGGCACAAGG ATGGCGGCATAGAAGAAAGGTCGACTTTCGATATGGAACTATTTGCTCAAAAATTGCAAAGGGCTGTCGAAAATATGACATCCCCGTGTTGCATACACCATTCCCCGATCGTTATACAAAGCTATGTAGGTCTCACGTCTCTACTTCACAACAAAACGAGCATGGGATTCTTCAAGGTCAGAGGAAAATTTAGtttctaa
- the LOC124533901 gene encoding uncharacterized protein LOC124533901 isoform X2, with amino-acid sequence MEIRRRGGPSFLTYWIFLLQMLGSARRGAEGHGRLMDPPARNSMWRFGFPNPVNYNDNELFCGGYAVQWEQNSGRCGVCGDADNLNEPRPHEAGGMYGKGIITRHYSVGQEIEIEVELTANHLGTFILKLCPNNNPKQEATQECFDRYPLYISGTREDRFLIPLDTAKKEQFRYRVRLPPYVTCTQCVLQWTYYTGNMWGICPNGTEAVGCGRSETFRNCADVSVVTSTGGLPPAFAGDLRKDNPFLLYYRDYNMPQNVYPLVVRDQVCLPSLSYRVIPGMLSWCQTNCLRYPPNCPESLCQCPQVCEAIGELEGREGADVYCMDQCIVYPPRCPKDRCRCY; translated from the exons ATGGAAATAAGGAGACGCGGCGGACCATCATTTCTCACATATTGGATATTTTTGCTGCAA ATGTTAGGCAGTGCTCGTCGTGGCGCTGAAGGTCATGGTCGCCTCATGGACCCTCCCGCGCGCAATTCTATGTGGAGGTTTGGTTTTCCAAACCCTGTCAACTATAATGACAACGAGCTCTTCTGCGGTGGATATGCCG TCCAGTGGGAGCAGAACTCAGGGCGGTGTGGCGTGTGTGGTGACGCAGATAACCTCAACGAACCCCGACCCCATGAGGCCGGAGGGATGTACGGCAAGGGCATCATTACCAGGCACTACAGCGTTGGACAG GAAATAGAAATAGAAGTAGAATTAACTGCGAATCATCTTGGCACATTTATACTAAAGCTCTGCCCGAACAACAATCCGAAGCAAGAGGCGACTCAAGAGTGCTTTGACAG GTACCCTCTTTACATATCTGGAACACGAGAGGACAGATTCCTTATACCCCTAGACACGGCCAAGAAAGAACAATTCAGATATCGAGTGAGGTTACCTCCTTACGTAACTTGTACGCAATGCGTCTTACAATGGACATATTATACAG GAAACATGTGGGGTATATGTCCAAACGGCACGGAAGCTGTCGGATGTGGTCGCTCTGAAACATTCAGGAACTGCGCGGATGTGAGTGTTGTGACCAGCACCGGTGGTCTTCCGCCTGCGTTTGCTGGTGACCTGCGAAAAGACAACCCCTTCTTGTTGTACTACAGAGACTATAACATGCCTCAAAATGTCTACCCTCTTGTTGTCAG ggATCAAGTCTGTCTGCCATCGCTTAGTTACCGTGTAATACCTGGAATGTTAAGCTGGTGTCAGACTAACTGCCTGCGATACCCTCCCAATTGTCCTGAGAGTCTGTGTCAATGCCC ACAAGTCTGTGAAGCAATTGGTGAGCTGGAGGGTCGGGAAGGAGCCGACGTCTACTGCATGGACCAGTGCATCGTGTATCCGCCGCGCTGCCCCAAAGATAGGTGTCGCTGCTATTAA
- the LOC124533736 gene encoding tumor protein p63-regulated gene 1-like protein isoform X1, producing the protein MGDLLDEDLEFRGGTLQLSSENATAEPRITQPAKSNTNTSNTQVNPSVLSGADSLTSSSSSFADARTESQTNAQQETDPVQTVYPRYDVPFNSENIKDFFTFRKGVVENAIQECITGLLFPEDGEYLGSWLLTEITLWDNEKERIVLLTSRLVMTIKYDFIAMKQLDFKKTYLDDLDTIVIGELVYPPSSLVPRLNGIATGVTTVVKDCVIDRLCRRPSSTDETKLFDYKYFEPRERNLRGVRLMWNKGEPLPMKTVWNPFSQDVPFLTFASHPIYWHKDGGIEERSTFDMELFAQKLQRAVENMTSPCCIHHSPIVIQSYVGLTSLLHNKTSMGFFKVRGKFSF; encoded by the exons ATGGGTGATTTATTGGACGAAGATCTTGAATTTCGTGGCGGCACTCTGCAATTGTCGTCGGAAAATGCTACCGCGGAACCTCGGATTACTCAACCAGcaaaatcaaatacaaatacaagtAATACACAAGTAAATCCTTCGGTTTTATCTGGTGCAGATTCTCTGACCTCGTCGTCTTCGTCATTTGCag ATGCCAGAACAGAGAGTCAAACAAATGCTCAGCAAGAGACTGATCCAGTGCAGACTGTTTATCCTCGGTACGATGTTCCATTCAACAGTGAAAATATTAAGGACTTCTTTACATTCCGCAAAGGAGTAGTTGAGAATGCCATACAGGAGTGCATTACGGGACTATTGTTTCCTGAAGACGGTGAATACTTAGGTTCCTGGTTATTGACGGA gaTAACACTATGGGATAATGAAAAAGAAAGAATCGTTCTCTTAACCTCGAGATTAGTTATgactataaaatatgatttcataGCGATGAAGCAGTTGGACTTTAAAAAGACGTATTTAGACGATTTGGACACAATTGTTATCGGTGAATTAGTTTACCCACCATCTTCATTAGTACC aCGTCTTAACGGTATAGCAACGGGCGTGACGACAGTCGTCAAAGATTGCGTCATAGACCGCCTGTGCAGGCGGCCAAGTTCAACCGACGAAACTAAACTGTTCGATTACAAGTATTTTGAACCTAG GGAACGAAACCTTCGTGGGGTGCGCTTGATGTGGAACAAAGGTGAACCTTTGCCGATGAAGACAGTTTGGAACCCTTTTAGTCAAGATGTACCGTTCCTGACCTTTGCTTCTCATCCCATCTATTGGCACAAGG ATGGCGGCATAGAAGAAAGGTCGACTTTCGATATGGAACTATTTGCTCAAAAATTGCAAAGGGCTGTCGAAAATATGACATCCCCGTGTTGCATACACCATTCCCCGATCGTTATACAAAGCTATGTAGGTCTCACGTCTCTACTTCACAACAAAACGAGCATGGGATTCTTCAAGGTCAGAGGAAAATTTAGtttctaa
- the LOC124533736 gene encoding tumor protein p63-regulated gene 1-like protein isoform X3 produces MGDLLDEDLEFRGGTLQLSSENATAEPRITQPAKSNTNTSNTQVNPSVLSGADSLTSSSSSFADARTESQTNAQQETDPVQTVYPRYDVPFNSENIKDFFTFRKGVVENAIQECITGLLFPEDGEYLGSWLLTEITLWDNEKERIVLLTSRLVMTIKYDFIAMKQLDFKKTYLDDLDTIVIGELVYPPSSLVPERNLRGVRLMWNKGEPLPMKTVWNPFSQDVPFLTFASHPIYWHKDGGIEERSTFDMELFAQKLQRAVENMTSPCCIHHSPIVIQSYVGLTSLLHNKTSMGFFKVRGKFSF; encoded by the exons ATGGGTGATTTATTGGACGAAGATCTTGAATTTCGTGGCGGCACTCTGCAATTGTCGTCGGAAAATGCTACCGCGGAACCTCGGATTACTCAACCAGcaaaatcaaatacaaatacaagtAATACACAAGTAAATCCTTCGGTTTTATCTGGTGCAGATTCTCTGACCTCGTCGTCTTCGTCATTTGCag ATGCCAGAACAGAGAGTCAAACAAATGCTCAGCAAGAGACTGATCCAGTGCAGACTGTTTATCCTCGGTACGATGTTCCATTCAACAGTGAAAATATTAAGGACTTCTTTACATTCCGCAAAGGAGTAGTTGAGAATGCCATACAGGAGTGCATTACGGGACTATTGTTTCCTGAAGACGGTGAATACTTAGGTTCCTGGTTATTGACGGA gaTAACACTATGGGATAATGAAAAAGAAAGAATCGTTCTCTTAACCTCGAGATTAGTTATgactataaaatatgatttcataGCGATGAAGCAGTTGGACTTTAAAAAGACGTATTTAGACGATTTGGACACAATTGTTATCGGTGAATTAGTTTACCCACCATCTTCATTAGTACC GGAACGAAACCTTCGTGGGGTGCGCTTGATGTGGAACAAAGGTGAACCTTTGCCGATGAAGACAGTTTGGAACCCTTTTAGTCAAGATGTACCGTTCCTGACCTTTGCTTCTCATCCCATCTATTGGCACAAGG ATGGCGGCATAGAAGAAAGGTCGACTTTCGATATGGAACTATTTGCTCAAAAATTGCAAAGGGCTGTCGAAAATATGACATCCCCGTGTTGCATACACCATTCCCCGATCGTTATACAAAGCTATGTAGGTCTCACGTCTCTACTTCACAACAAAACGAGCATGGGATTCTTCAAGGTCAGAGGAAAATTTAGtttctaa